From the genome of Vicia villosa cultivar HV-30 ecotype Madison, WI linkage group LG2, Vvil1.0, whole genome shotgun sequence, one region includes:
- the LOC131650166 gene encoding uncharacterized protein LOC131650166: MSVLVNGSPTKEFKVERDLRQGDPLSPFLFVLVAEGLMALVKKATEIGKFEGFIINGKSKIDILQFANDTLLIDDGSWKQILAIETVLKSFETVSGLGINYHKRKLIGINISARYGDICMQVINEDVFLKTSFSPFSWWKDIVSLGRNSHKDAVVNKCRTCLGNGFTTSSWHSLWIGKVSLKDYFPSLFSMSQLQEVSVGAMRGWTVDGWC; encoded by the coding sequence ATGTCGGTTCTTGTGAACGGGAGTCCGACTAAGGAGTTTAAGGTCGAAAGGGATTTGAGGCAAGGAGATCCgctttctccttttctctttgttttagtAGCGGAAGGTCTTATGGCCTTGGTGAAGAAAGCGACGGAGATTGGTAAATTTGAAGGGTTTATTATTAACGGAAAAAGCAAGAtagatattcttcaatttgcgaaCGACACGTTGTTAATTGATGATGGGAGTTGGAAACAAATTTTGGCTATCGAGACGGTTTTGAAATCTTTTGAAACAGTTTCGGGTCTCGGTATTAATTATCACAAAAGAAAACTCATCGGTATCAATATCAGTGCTCGATATGGGGATATTTGTATGCAGGTGATCAACGAAGATGTTTTTCTTAAAACTTCTTTTTCCCCTTTTTCTTGGTGGAAGGACATCGTTTCTCTCGGTAGGAATTCACATAAGGATGCAGTTGTGAATAAATGTAGAACTTGTTTAGGGAATGGATTTACAACATCATCTTGGCATTCTTTGTGGATTGGTAAAGTCTCTTTGAAGGATTATTTTCCTTCTCTTTTTTCTATGTCGCAGCTGCAAGAAGTTTCAGTAGGAGCAATGAGGGGATGGACGGTGGATGGGTGGTGTTAG